AGCAGCACCAGGGCCGGGGCCTTGGGCGGCCCGCTTACCCGGACGAAGGTCTTGCCGTAGGAGGTCTCCACGTATCTTTCTTCGGAATCCACCGGCCATTGCCTGGCCCGTTGGTCGTAGTATTCCAGATACTTTTCCCGGGCCTGGGCGGACTTGAAGGGGTAGTAGGCCGGAAGCTTTGACATATCCGGATCTTTGAACAGCGAATTGACGAACAAGGCCGCCGAGCCGATCAAGAGCAGCAGACAAGCCGCCAGGATCAGCAGGATGGTCTTAAGCAGGGAGCGTTTTTTGGGCGGTGTTTGGGCTGGCATATGTTTTGTATTTTTCTCCGTATGGCAGCGATACCGTAAACGATATCGCCCGTGGGCCCCGCAGAATGCGGAGCCTCGCCGTTGGCGGGGCGTGGCTACAAATCATCCCACCAAAGGCGGGTCTTCGACAAGGCTTTTGCCAAAGCCCGCTTTAGTCAGCCTTGCCAAGGCTATTTGCGATAAGAGAAAATAATTTCTGCTCTGCGGTTTTGAGTAATTCAACCTTGCCGTGTTTGTAATCAAGAAATGGCTTGTAAAAGCGGATCATTCGTGGAAAGCCTTTACCTCTAAGCACAATTGCCATTGGGTTGTATTCTTTATCGCCACCCCATTCACGGGCAATACGAACTTCAATCGGTGGTTTAGTACCCCATTTTGAACGATCAGAATAATCAACAATGACCGCTAACTTAGAAAGCTTTGGTATCCAGTTTGTTTCAATATATTCCTGCCAATTGGGACTTCTTGAATAAACTAAAACTAAAACCCTACCTTTCTCTCCGTATTCGCGGCTGAATCTGTAGGTTAGCCAACCTCGATATAATAATTTATAGACAGCAGTCAGCAGCATAACGACGATAAGGATTGGCAACCATACTGGTATGGTGATGAATAGTAGAAATGACGTAACCGCGCTTGTAAGTTTTTTGATAATCTGCATGATTGATTAGTCTTCAGCTATCGCTATGAATGTATGTAAATATTAGTTGGATTACTTCACTTGCCAAGCATAAGGCCCATCTCGTAATGACCGTTACTAGTATGGCCCTCGATTTAAAACCCTTTGTGCCACTATAGAAAAAAGTTAATTGTTTTTCGCGTCTTTTCGTGTGTTTCGTGGGCAGGGTAGCCTACCCCAGTTTCTCCCCGCATTCCGGGCAGAACTTGCTCCCCGCCGCTATCGGCTTACCGCACTTGGGGCAGGGCGTCATCGCCGGAGCCGCCGCCACCAGCGTTCCCCCGCAGTTACTGCAGAACTTGGCCCCGGCCATGTTCGGGGTCTGGCATTTGGGGCAGGGCAGGGCCTGCCCGGAAGCCATGGCCTGCTGCAGCATTCCCGGCAGCATCATTCCCATTCCCAAACCCGCGCCCAGGCCCATTCCGGCCCCGGCGTTGCCGCTTTCGTTCTTGGCCGCGTCGCCCATGGCGTTGGCCGCCTTGTATTTCAGGTAGGTGTTCATGTCGCCCAGGGCCGCGATGCCGGTGCGCTCGTCTATCTTGGCCGACACTTCCTCCGGCGGGGTGATGGCATTGATGTAAACATCCACCGCTTCCAGACCGTACTTGCCGAAATCCTCCTGCAGTCTGGCTTTCAAGCCCGTGCCCAGCTCGTCATAATGCCGGGCCACCTGGAAGATGGACTTGTAGGTGTCGCCCAAAAAGTCGGTCAGCCGGGAGACCACGATGGTCTTTAGGAAATTGTCTATCTGCTCGGTGGTATAAAGCCCCTGGGTGCCCACCAGCTTGTTGACGAACAGCTGGGGATCCTTGATCCGGACCGAGTAGATGCCGTGGGAGCGCAGGCGGATCATCTTCAGTTCCTCGTCGGCGAAGGGGATGGGCTCGGCCGTGCCCCACTTGAGGTCGGTGAAGACCTTGGTGCTGACGAAACAGACCTCCACCCTAAAGGGGCTTTTGCCGTCGAAGACGGTCTTGATGACATTGATCAGCAGCGGGATGTTCATGGTGGTCAGCGTATGCCGGCC
The bacterium DNA segment above includes these coding regions:
- a CDS encoding SPFH domain-containing protein, whose amino-acid sequence is MAKIMEVIEFLDNTGNQMVHRVPEDGSGETKIGSQLVVRESQQAVFFRDGKALDVFGPGRHTLTTMNIPLLINVIKTVFDGKSPFRVEVCFVSTKVFTDLKWGTAEPIPFADEELKMIRLRSHGIYSVRIKDPQLFVNKLVGTQGLYTTEQIDNFLKTIVVSRLTDFLGDTYKSIFQVARHYDELGTGLKARLQEDFGKYGLEAVDVYINAITPPEEVSAKIDERTGIAALGDMNTYLKYKAANAMGDAAKNESGNAGAGMGLGAGLGMGMMLPGMLQQAMASGQALPCPKCQTPNMAGAKFCSNCGGTLVAAAPAMTPCPKCGKPIAAGSKFCPECGEKLG